The proteins below come from a single Dasypus novemcinctus isolate mDasNov1 chromosome 22, mDasNov1.1.hap2, whole genome shotgun sequence genomic window:
- the ID4 gene encoding DNA-binding protein inhibitor ID-4 — translation MKAVSPGRAPGRRAPSGGGGELALRCLAEHGRGPGAAGLARCKAADEPALCLQCDMNDCYSRLRRLVPTIPPHKKVSKVEILQHVIDYILDLQLALDTHPALLRPPPAPAPPPPPPPHPAGTCPAAPPRTPLTALNTDPAGAVNKQGDSILCR, via the exons aTGAAGGCGGTGAGCCCCGGGCGCGCCCCGGGCCGCAGGGCGCCGTCGGGCGGCGGCGGGGAGCTGGCGCTGCGCTGCCTGGCCGAGCACGGCCGCGGCCCGGGCGCTGCGGGGCTGGCGCGCTGCAAGGCGGCCGACGAGCCGGCGCTGTGCCTGCAGTGCGATATGAACGACTGCTACAGCCGCCTGCGGAGGCTCGTGCCCACCATCCCGCCGCACAAGAAAGTCAGCAAAGTGGAGATCCTGCAGCACGTCATCGACTACATCCTGGACCTGCAGCTGGCGCTCGACACGCACCCGGCCCTGCTGcggccgccgcccgcgcccgcgccgccgccgccgccgccgccgcaccCGGCCGGGACCTGCCCCGCCGCGCCGCCGCGCACCCCGCTCACGGCGCTCAACACGGACCCG GCCGGCGCGGTGAACAAGCAGGGCGACAGCATTCTGTGCCGCTGA